The sequence TTGACGATGACGCTGATCGCGCGCGCACCCACGGTCTTCGTCGGCAGCGCGAAGAGCGTCGAGGTGGCGCCGTACGGGCCGGGCGAGGAGCGCCTGCTCCGGCGCGCCGCGGCTCGGTTCGTGCGCGACGAGGCGACCGCGCGGCGTCTGCGCGAGCGCGGCGTCGAGAGCGAAGCGGCCAACGCGATCGTGGACCTCTTCGCATCGTCCGGTGCGACCGCGGCGGAACCGGCCGTCGCGGGATTCGATCCGGTGCTCGCGCTCTTTCCCGGCAGTCGCGAGAGCGCGTACGACGATGCGTCGTTTCTGCTCGCGGTGACGCGCGAGTTGGCCGAGCGCTATCCGCGCCTCGGCGCCGCGCTCTCGATCTCGCCGAATCTCGACGCGCGGCGCTTTGCAAACGACGCGGCGGGCGCGGGCTGGGACGTGCGCGAGACCTCACACGCAGCGGTTCCGTTCTCGCTCGGGCGCGACGGACGCGAGATCGTTCGCGCCTGGAGCGGAGAGTTGGGGCCGCTGCTATCTCGAGCGGCGCTCGTGCTCGGACAGGCCGGCACGGCAAACGAGGCGGCCGCAGCGGCCGGCGTTCCGGTCGCGGCGTTCGAACGCGACCGCGACCGCAAGGCGCGCTGGTATCGTCAACGTCAGCGCGGGCTGCTCGGCGAAGCGTTGGCGGTGCTGCCCGAGAACCTCGCCGAAGCGGTTGCGGGCGTTCGCGCGATCTTGGACGATCCGTCGCGCCGCGCGCATATGGGCGAAGTAGGACGCGCGCGCATGGGATCGCCGGGCGGCGCGAGCCGCATCGCCGCGCGCGTCGCGTCGCTGCTCGCCGCGTCGTGATGCGCCGCTTCATGCCGGCGGCGCTCGGCGTCATGTTTGCGGCGGTGCCGCTGCTGCCGAGTTTTATCGCGCTGACGAAGGTAGCGTTTCCCGGCGTCTCGCTCGTTCCGAGCGTCGTAACGTATAGCGTTCTCGGCGGCTGCGCGGTGCTTGCGATCTACGCTCTGACGATGCTCGCGCGCTATCCGCTCCGCGGCTCTCAGCCGCTCTTGCTGCCGGTGCTCTCGATCTTCGGCGCGGGGCTTCTCGCGGGGCTTGCCGGTTTCGATCCGGCCGCGGGATTGCTCTTCACGCTGATCGGCGGCCTGGGCATCGTATGGCACTGCGCGATCATGCGCTTCTACGGCGACCGGTACGCCGCGCTGACGATCTACTGGGCCTACATGCTCTCGTGCGCGGTCGCATGCGCGATCGCGATCGCTATGGTCGTGACCCGCCATCCCGCCGGGCAGTACGCGCTCCAGCACGGACGCGCGACCGGCACGTTCATCCTGCCCGGCGAACTCGCCGGCTATTTGATCGCACTCCTCCCTCCGGCGTACGCGCTCGGATGCGTCGCGGCGCAGCGCGCGCTGCGCGTTCTCGGCTGGATCGTCCTCGCGATCGGGCTCGCCGCGCTCGCGCTAACCTACTCGCGCGCCGGCTGGATGGGGTTCGCGGCGGCCTTCGCCTTTCTGCTCGCGATGCGGACGCGGCGCGGCGTCGGCGCGGCGGCGATCGTTGCGGCCGCCGGCGCCGTCGCGGTGCTCGTTCTCTTCAACGCGCACCACAATCCGAGCGAAGATTACACGCGGCTCTCGATATGGCAGGCCGCGATCCAGGTCGCCGATCGCTTTCCCTTGACCGGCGTCGGCCCGTTCAATTTCTCGCGGCTCTACGCGCTCGTTCGCGCGCCCGACGGCGACCCGACCGCCTTTCACGCGCACAGCATCTACCTGACGTTTTTCGTCGAGTTCGGCATCGTCGGAATCGCGACGGTCGCGTGGACGTTCTATCGTTTCGTCGGCGAGCTGCGGCTCCGGCTCGCTTGCGCGCCGTCGCCGCAGGCGTTCCTGGCGTTGAGCGTGGCGGCGGGACTGGTCGGCGTCGCCGTGCAAGGGCTGATCGATACGGTGAGCGTGGTAATTTTCGGTTTATGGATGCCGACGATGGCTCTCGCGTTGGCCGCCGCGAAGGGCGGCGAGCCGAGCCCTACCGTCGAGCGGTGATGCGGACCGTTCGATTCGCAGCGGCGTTTCTCGTCGCGGCGACGGGCTGCAATCCGCAGCCGCCGAAAGCGACGCCCGCTCCATCGGCCTCTCCGGCTGCAAGGCCGAGCGGCTCGGCCAATCCGCTCGTTCTCGAGATCCACGGAAAGGGCACTGCTCGGCAGCCGATCCGCTTCTCTCATCAAGTCCACAACCGGGTGGACTACGATTTGCTCGCGAGCTCTTTCGAGAGCCGGGGCCCCCAAGGCGACCAGCGCG comes from Candidatus Binatia bacterium and encodes:
- a CDS encoding O-antigen ligase family protein, with product MRRFMPAALGVMFAAVPLLPSFIALTKVAFPGVSLVPSVVTYSVLGGCAVLAIYALTMLARYPLRGSQPLLLPVLSIFGAGLLAGLAGFDPAAGLLFTLIGGLGIVWHCAIMRFYGDRYAALTIYWAYMLSCAVACAIAIAMVVTRHPAGQYALQHGRATGTFILPGELAGYLIALLPPAYALGCVAAQRALRVLGWIVLAIGLAALALTYSRAGWMGFAAAFAFLLAMRTRRGVGAAAIVAAAGAVAVLVLFNAHHNPSEDYTRLSIWQAAIQVADRFPLTGVGPFNFSRLYALVRAPDGDPTAFHAHSIYLTFFVEFGIVGIATVAWTFYRFVGELRLRLACAPSPQAFLALSVAAGLVGVAVQGLIDTVSVVIFGLWMPTMALALAAAKGGEPSPTVER